Proteins encoded together in one Centropristis striata isolate RG_2023a ecotype Rhode Island chromosome 6, C.striata_1.0, whole genome shotgun sequence window:
- the hexa gene encoding beta-hexosaminidase subunit alpha, translated as MLLLLIILQLALHTVEGVWPLPQSFTSSIERYPLNPQVFYFGYGKGSAVQQGCSVLDAAFKRYFSLVFPDYTSGYGVLRFSVDKPFNIEVSVDHDDCESYPTEDSSERYNLSISTGQASLNAETVWGALRGLETFSQLVYQDDSGSYFVNKTEIEDFPRFQFRGILLDTSRHYLPLQAILQTLDAMAYSKFNVFHWHIVDDPSFPYQSRTFPDLSSKGAFHPMTHIYTQSDVRRVISHARQWGIRVLPEFDSPGHTKSWGKGQPDLLTPCYSGSTPSGTFGPVNPALPSTYEFMAKLFKEVSLVFPDSYIHLGGDEVNFSCWKSNPDVRAFMQKMGFGVDFTKLEAYYIENIVNITLALKKTSVVWQDVFDYHERIPKDTVLHIWKGTPAKYKAELSRMTKAGMRVLLAAPWYINHISYGQDWRNYYTVQPLNFSGSEEQKKLVIGGEVAMWGEYVDATNLTPRLWPRASAAAERLWSDETETASVDKALPRLQDFRCRLLRRGIRAEPLFVGHCRHEYQGI; from the exons atgctgctaCTACTAATCATTCTCCAGCTTGCCCTACACACAGTGGAGGGAGTGTGGCCATTGCCTCAGAGTTTCACCTCCTCAATCGAGCGATACCCTTTGAACCCACAGGTTTTCTACTTCGGATACGGAAAAGGATCAGCCGTACAGCAGGGCTGTTCAGTTCTGGATGCTGCATTCAAGAgatatttttctcttgtttttccaGATTACACTTCTG GATATGGCGTTCTGCGATTCAGTGTCGACAAACCATTTAACATTGAGGTCAGCGTTGACCATGATGATTGCGAGAGTTACCCAACTGAGGACTCTTCTGAGAGAT ACAACCTGAGTATCTCTACAGGACAAGCATCTCTGAATGCAGAGACTGTGTGGGGTGCTTTAAGAG GTCTGGAAACCTTCAGTCAGCTGGTGTATCAAGATGATTCTGGCTCA tattttgtgAACAAGACTGAGATTGAAGACTTCCCCCGGTTTCAATTCAGGGGGATTTTGTTGGACACTTCACGCCACTACTTACCCTTGCAGGCCATTTTACAAACTCTG GATGCAATGGCTTACAGTAAGTTCAATGTGTTTCATTGGCACATTGTTGATGACCCCTCCTTCCCGTACCAGAGCCGGACCTTTCCAGACCTTTCCAGTAAG GGGGCTTTCCATCCGATGACTCACATCTACACACAATCAGATGTTAGAAGAGTGATCTCACATGCCAGGCAGTGGGGAATAAGGGTCCTTCCTGAGTTTGATTCACCCGGCCACACCAAGTCTTGGGGAAAAG GGCAGCCTGACCTGTTGACTCCCTGCTACAGTGGAAGCACCCCTTCTGGTACTTTTGGTCCTGTTAATCCAGCATTACCCTCCACCTACGAGTTTATGGCGAAACTATTTAAGGAAGTGTCATTGGTGTTCCCTGATTCCTACATCCACTTAGGAGGAGATGAGGTGAACTTTTCCTGCTG GAAATCCAACCCTGATGTCCGAGCATTCATGCAGAAGATGGGATTTGGAGTAGATTTCACCAAACTGGAAGCATACTACATAGAGAA TATTGTGAATATCACATTAGCTCTCAAAAAGACGTCTGTCGTGTGGCAGGATGTGTTTGACTACCATGAACGA ATTCCTAAGGACACAGTGCTGCACATCTGGAAGGGCACCCCAGCCAAGTATAAGGCCGAGCTCAGCAGGATGACCAAAGCTGGCATGAGGGTCCTGCTGGCTGCCCCGTGGTACATCAACCACATTTCCTATGGCCAGGACTGGCGCAACTACTACACTGTGCAGCCACTGAATTTTTCTG GTTCCGAGGAACAGAAGAAGCTTGTGATTGGTGGGGAAGTCGCCATGTGGGGGGAGTATGTTGATGCCACCAATCTCACCCCACGTCTTTG GCCAAGAGcgagtgctgcagcagagagactGTGGAGTGATGAGACGGAGACAGCCAGTGTGGACAAGGCGTTGCCTCGCTTGCAAGACTTTCGCTGCAGGCTCCTGAG GCGTGGCATCAGAGCGGAGCCTCTGTTTGTTGGACACTGCAGACATGAATACCAAGGTATTTGA
- the nr2e3 gene encoding photoreceptor-specific nuclear receptor → MEDHMPKMNMFSSDASDDFTDGPQAEMRSAPGKVIDQGLLCKVCSDSSSGKHYGIYACNGCSGFFKRSVRRRLIYRCQAGTGRCPVDKAHRNQCQACRLKKCLQAGMNKDAVQNERQPRSTAHVSLDSISVETKKEHLATTRELTSSATYSSVICRPLVTSSVNTSAALQPCSSPNNYHRFMVSLLTAETCAKLEPEDVEENIDVTTNDSERDETPSDCRVSPYTFSCSESIYETSARLLFMSVKWAKNLPVFAHLPFRDQVILLEEAWSEMFLLCAIQWSLPMDSCPLLSLPDMSPSQQSKISLSTTDLRILEEVFNRFKALAVDPTEFACLKAIVLFKPETRSLKDPEQVENLQDQSQVLLGQHIHSVYPSQSARFGRLLLLLPSLHFVSSEKIEQLFFHRTIGSTPMEKLLCDMFKN, encoded by the exons atggaAGACCACATGCCCaaaatgaacatgttttctTCTGACGCCTCTGATGACTTCACAGATGGACCTCAAGCAG AAATGAGGTCAGCCCCAGGTAAAGTAATTGACCAAGGCCTGCTTTGTAAAGTGTGTTCTGATTCAAGCAGCGGTAAACATTATGGTATCTACGCCTGTAATGGCTGCAGTGGCTTCTTCAAGCGCAGTGTGAGACGAAGACTCATCTACAG GTGTCAGGCTGGAACTGGCAGATGCCCTGTTGACAAGGCTCATCGGAACCAATGCCAGGCTTGCAGACTAAAGAAGTGTCTGCAAGCTGGCATGAACAAAGATG CTGTGCAGAATGAGCGACAGCCACGAAGCACAGCACACGTCAGTTTGGACTCCATAAGTGTGGAAACTAAAAAGGAGCACCTGGCCACCACACGGGAGCTCACTTCGTCTGCCACCTACTCATCAGTCATCTGCAGACCTTTGGTCACTTCCTCCGTCAACACCTCTGCTGCTTTACAGCCCTGCAGCAGCCCCAATAACTACCACCGCTTCATGGTCAGCCTGCTGACTGCAGAGACTTGTGCAAAACTGGAACCTGAGGATG tgGAGGAAAATATTGATGTGACAACCAATGATTCAGAGAGAGATGAGACTCCTTCTGACTGCCGTGTGTCCCCGTACACCTTCAGCTGTTCAGAGAGTATTTATGAGACATCGGCACGACTCCTCTTCATGTCTGTCAAGTGGGCAAAAAATTTGCCAGTTTTTGCTCATTTGCCATTTCGAGACCAG GTGATTCTCCTTGAGGAAGCTTGGAGCGAGATGTTCCTCTTGTGTGCCATCCAGTGGTCCCTGCCAATGGACAGCTGTCCTCTTCTGTCTCTGCCAGACATGTCTCCATCCCAGCAGTCCAAGATCAGCCTCTCCACAACAGACCTACGCATCCTGGAGGAGGTCTTTAATCGTTTTAAGGCCTTGGCTGTTGACCCTACTGAGTTTGCTTGCCTGAAAGCGATAGTCCTGTTCAAACCAG AGACACGCAGCCTCAAAGACCCAGAGCAGGTGGAGAATCTGCAGGACCAGTCACAGGTGTTGCTTGGTCAGCACATTCATTCAGTATACCCCAGCCAAAGTGCCAG ATTTGGGAGACTGTTACTTCTGCTGCCATCCCTCCACTTTGTGAGCTCAGAGAAAATAGAGCAGCTGTTCTTTCACAGGACCATTGGCAGCACACCCATGGAGAAGCTGCTTTGTGACATGTTCAAAAACTAA
- the stoml1 gene encoding stomatin-like protein 1 isoform X1, whose amino-acid sequence MFGKSYQLLPQRDSTCPRTPGLFVDSDSFTQRSYHKGFSFDNFPNVSENFTDTSQGWLSWFCNLIVIFLVYICTFITFPISGWFVLKTVPNYQRIVVFRLGRVGPPKGPGIVLVLPLIDQWQRVDLRTRAFNIPPCQVATLDGGMLSVGADIQFRIWNPVISVLSVQDLNASTRMTAQKALTYSLAKKTVREIQTERVKLGEYLVMDINEMTRPWGLEVDRAELTLGSLLKEPQEGPSGPLIMPPSGVPGLEGLTGPIQQLAMHFLGQSGISKPQQEDCIIFTDELSSAPQAVVATSGSVEELLGRVEPLLSEALVDQVGASFQFDISSEDGQRFSYYVDLSQGSGAAGAGSLCREPDVTLSMSDSDLLAMFQGVLRPFSAYTSGRLKIQGDIKTAMKLEELIKLLKK is encoded by the exons ATGTTTGGCAAATCGTATCAGCTGCTCCCTCAGAGGGACTCCACCTGTCCGAGGACTCCTGGCTTGTTTGTGGACTCTGACAGCTTCACACAGCGCAGCTACCACAAAGGCTTTTCATTTGATAACTTCCCCAATGTTTCTGAAAACTTCACTG ATACCTCCCAAGGATGGCTGTCCTGGTTTTGCAACCTGATTGTCATCTTCCTTGTCTATATCTGCACCTTTATAACATTTCCTATATCAGGGTGGTTTGTACTCAAA ACGGTGCCCAACTACCAGAGGATAGTAGTGTTTCGTCTGGGTCGTGTTGGTCCACCAAAGGGCCCTGGTATTGTCCTTGTGCTGCCCCTGATTGACCAGTGGCAGAGAGTAGACCTGCGCACCCGTGCTTTCAACATCCCTCCTTGCCAG GTGGCTACTCTGGATGGTGGTATGTTGTCAGTGGGAGCAGACATCCAGTTCAGGATCTGGAACCCCGTCATCTCAGTTCTGTCAGTACAGGACCTGAATGCCTCAACCAGGATGACGGCCCAAAAGGCTTTGACCTACAGTCTGGCCAAGAAGACTGTCAGGGAGATCCAGACTGAGAGAGTTAAACTTGGAGAATATCTTGTG ATGGACATAAATGAAATGACGCGACCCTGGGGACTGGAGGTGGACAGGGCAGAGCTTACCCTGGGCTCTCTACTCAAAGAACCACAGGAAGGCCCCTCTGGACCCCTCATTATGCCTCCCTCTGGAGTGCCTGGACTGGAAGGCCTCACTGGCCCCATTCAGCAGTTGGCTATGCACTTCCTGGGCCAGAGTGGCATTTCAAAGCCTCAACAAG AGGACTGCATAATTTTTACAGACGAGCTCAGCAGTGCACCTCAGGCAGTCGTGGCCACATCAGGTTCTGTTGAAGAGCTGCTTGGCAGGGTCGAGCCCCTGCTCTCTGAAGCTTTGGTCGACCAGGTTGGGGCCAGTTTCCAGTTTGATATAAGCTCAGAAGATGGACAACGTTTCAGTTACTATGTGGATTTGAGCCAAG GTAGCGGTGCAGCTGGAGCAGGGTCCTTGTGCAGAGAGCCAGATGTGACACTGAGCATGAGTGACAGCGACCTTCTGGCCATGTTCCAGGGTGTGCTACGACCATTTTCTGCTTATACCAGTGGCAGACTCAAAATCCAGGGAGACATTAAGACTGCCATGAAACTGGAAGAACTCATAAAGCTTCTTAAGAAATag
- the stoml1 gene encoding stomatin-like protein 1 isoform X2, which translates to MAVLVLQPDCHLPCLYLHLYNISYIRVTVPNYQRIVVFRLGRVGPPKGPGIVLVLPLIDQWQRVDLRTRAFNIPPCQVATLDGGMLSVGADIQFRIWNPVISVLSVQDLNASTRMTAQKALTYSLAKKTVREIQTERVKLGEYLVMDINEMTRPWGLEVDRAELTLGSLLKEPQEGPSGPLIMPPSGVPGLEGLTGPIQQLAMHFLGQSGISKPQQEDCIIFTDELSSAPQAVVATSGSVEELLGRVEPLLSEALVDQVGASFQFDISSEDGQRFSYYVDLSQGSGAAGAGSLCREPDVTLSMSDSDLLAMFQGVLRPFSAYTSGRLKIQGDIKTAMKLEELIKLLKK; encoded by the exons ATGGCTGTCCTGGTTTTGCAACCTGATTGTCATCTTCCTTGTCTATATCTGCACCTTTATAACATTTCCTATATCAGGGTG ACGGTGCCCAACTACCAGAGGATAGTAGTGTTTCGTCTGGGTCGTGTTGGTCCACCAAAGGGCCCTGGTATTGTCCTTGTGCTGCCCCTGATTGACCAGTGGCAGAGAGTAGACCTGCGCACCCGTGCTTTCAACATCCCTCCTTGCCAG GTGGCTACTCTGGATGGTGGTATGTTGTCAGTGGGAGCAGACATCCAGTTCAGGATCTGGAACCCCGTCATCTCAGTTCTGTCAGTACAGGACCTGAATGCCTCAACCAGGATGACGGCCCAAAAGGCTTTGACCTACAGTCTGGCCAAGAAGACTGTCAGGGAGATCCAGACTGAGAGAGTTAAACTTGGAGAATATCTTGTG ATGGACATAAATGAAATGACGCGACCCTGGGGACTGGAGGTGGACAGGGCAGAGCTTACCCTGGGCTCTCTACTCAAAGAACCACAGGAAGGCCCCTCTGGACCCCTCATTATGCCTCCCTCTGGAGTGCCTGGACTGGAAGGCCTCACTGGCCCCATTCAGCAGTTGGCTATGCACTTCCTGGGCCAGAGTGGCATTTCAAAGCCTCAACAAG AGGACTGCATAATTTTTACAGACGAGCTCAGCAGTGCACCTCAGGCAGTCGTGGCCACATCAGGTTCTGTTGAAGAGCTGCTTGGCAGGGTCGAGCCCCTGCTCTCTGAAGCTTTGGTCGACCAGGTTGGGGCCAGTTTCCAGTTTGATATAAGCTCAGAAGATGGACAACGTTTCAGTTACTATGTGGATTTGAGCCAAG GTAGCGGTGCAGCTGGAGCAGGGTCCTTGTGCAGAGAGCCAGATGTGACACTGAGCATGAGTGACAGCGACCTTCTGGCCATGTTCCAGGGTGTGCTACGACCATTTTCTGCTTATACCAGTGGCAGACTCAAAATCCAGGGAGACATTAAGACTGCCATGAAACTGGAAGAACTCATAAAGCTTCTTAAGAAATag
- the LOC131973790 gene encoding cholesterol side-chain cleavage enzyme, mitochondrial, whose translation MMARLSVWRSPVTVPLSWIGELTTGVRCSSSMPIVRPAYSDSSSIIRSFSEIPGLWKNGMANLYHFWKLDGFRNLHHIMVQNFNTFGPIYREKIGHYESVNIINPEDAAILFKAEGHYPKRLKVEAWTLYRDYRNRKYGVLLKNGEDWRSNRLILNKEVICPKVLGNFVPLLEEVGQDFVARVHKKIKQSGQNKWTTDLSQELFKYALESVSSVLYGERLGLMLDYIDPDAQHFIDCITLMFKTTSPMLFIPPALLRKIGAKVWQDHVEAWDGIFHQADHCIYNIYRELRKESGTPKKYPGVLASLLMLDKLSIEDIKASITELMAGGVDTTSITLLWTLYELARHPKLQDELRAEVAAARAESQGDMQEMLKRIPLVKGALKETLRLHPVAVSLQRYIAEDIIIQNYHIPAGTLVQLGLYAMGRDPKVFSRPEQYQPSRWLRTETHYFRSLGFGFGPRQCLGRRIAEAEMQIFLIHMLENFRVEKQRHVEVKSTFELILLPEKPILLTLKPLHGSR comes from the exons ATGATGGCCAGGTTGAGTGTGTGGCGCAGCCCAGTGACAGTGCCCCTGTCCTGGATCGGAGAGCTGACAACAGGTGtgcgctgcagcagcagcatgccaATTGTCAGACCGGCATACTcggacagcagcagcattatCAGGTCTTTCAGTGAGATTCCTGGATTGTGGAAGAATGGCATGGCCAACTTGTACCATTTTTGGAAACTGGATGGCTTCAGAAACCTTCACCACATCATGGTGCAGAACTTCAACACTTTTGGGCCCATTTACAG AGAAAAAATAGGTCATTATGAAAGTGTAAATATCATCAACCCTGAAGATGCTGCTATCCTGTTCAAAGCAGAGGGCCACTATCCTAAAAGGCTGAAAGTTGAAGCCTGGACATTATACAGAGACTACAGGAATCGCAAATATGGAGTTTTACTCAA GAATGGAGAGGACTGGAGATCAAACCGTCTGATTCTAAACAAGGAGGTGATTTGCCCGAAGGTGCTGGGAAACTTTGTGCCTCTGCTGGAAGAAGTGGGCCAGGATTTTGTGGCCAGAGTTCACAAAAAGATCAAGCAAAGTGGCCAGAACAAATGGACCACTGACCTCTCTCAAGAACTCTTTAAATATGCACTCGAGT CGGTGAGCTCAGTGCTGTATGGAGAGCGTCTAGGTTTGATGCTGGACTACATCGACCCTGATGCTCAGCATTTCATTGACTGCATCACCCTCATGTTCAAGACTACCTCACCCATGCTGTTTATACCTCCTGCTCTGTTGAGGAAGATTGGGGCAAAAGTGTGGCAGGACCATGTGGAGGCTTGGGATGGGATCTTCCACCAAG CTGACCACTGCATCTACAACATCTACAGAGAGTTACGTAAGGAATCTGGCACTCCAAAGAAATACCCAGGAGTCCTTGCTAGCCTGCTCATGTTGGACAAGCTGTCCATTGAAGACATCAAGGCCAGCATCACTGAGCTCATGGCTGGAGGAGTAGATACA actTCTATAACGCTGCTGTGGACATTGTATGAACTAGCCAGGCACCCCAAACTCCAGGATGAGCTGAGGGCAGAGGTGGCTGCAGCTCGGGCTGAAAGCCAGGGAGACATGCAGGAGATGCTGAAGCGGATCCCACTGGTCAAAGGAGCTTTGAAGGAAACACTGAG GTTACACCCAGTTGCAGTGAGTTTGCAAAGATACATAGCAGAAGATATCATTATTCAAAACTACCACATCCCAGCTGGG acCCTGGTCCAGTTAGGACTGTATGCAATGGGCAGAGACCCCAAAGTGTTTTCCCGTCCCGAGCAGTATCAGCCCTCCCGCTGGCTGAGGACAGAGACACACTACTTCAGGAGCCTGGGCTTCGGTTTCGGCCCCCGTCAGTGTTTAGGACGCAGAATAGCTGAGGCCGAGATGCAAATCTTCCTTATCCAT aTGCTTGAGAACTTCCGAGTGGAGAAACAGCGCCATGTGGAAGTGAAGAGTACCTTTGAACTCATACTGTTACCTGAGAAACCTATACTATTGACACTGAAGCCTCTACATGGTAGTCGGTAA
- the ccdc33 gene encoding coiled-coil domain-containing protein 33: protein MKASKKTKSLSSPAAIKLQKDGYNLPSHDALAKILPKTELQEAAQQQQETPAERPVAPQADKPNINHTYQVHHPHKRPPLHDFEDDPNMAEITNLQTKEVENYRSAMSKMAEDIILLRTQLVTLEAENSQLRSDLSLQQDLGRDLLDDTDIDVMTKAEIADRIASLKFKLASETSKAASERDRIQQLQNDLIKKNDSEKELLKLQRVYQQQQEDVQHQQSNLAKMATLEATVKQQEKVIEKMEKALDSKLREKNKQSGDKRVVVKKQRGETDHRREEMESALVAENTRLRGELDRVRQQPAAVIIQQSAQTKEALPDKERLSLLNKLERAQARVQTLEAQLEENSKLWGRQKQEMLTKLSEHRHGFVRTSTTILHNVPPKSVSLYQQSKQRKQKPVT from the exons ATGAAGGcctcgaaaaagacaaaatcactcagcagccctgcagctATAAAG CTACAGAAAGATGGATACAACCTGCCATCCCATGATGCCTTGGCAAAGATCCTACCAAAGACTGAGCTACAGGAAGCAGCCCaacaacagcaggagacacctGCTGAGAGGCCAGTGGCTCCACAGGCCGACAAACCCAACATAAACCACACCTATCAAGTACATCATCCACATAAAcg ACCCCCTCTGCACGACTTTGAGGATGATCCCAACATGGCCGAGATCACCAACCTCCAAACTAAG GAGGTGGAAAACTATCGTTCAGCCATGAGCAAGATGGCAGAAGACATCATATTGCTGAGGACACAGTTGGTGACGTTGGAGGCAGAAAACAGTCAGCTCCGCAGTGATCTGTCTCTACAGCAGGACCTTGGCAGAGATCTGCTGGATGACACAGACATCGACGTCATGACCAAGGCTGAGATTGCTGACCGTATAG cttctcTGAAATTCAAGCTGGCCAGTGAGACCAGTAAGGCTGCCTCTGAAAGAGACAGGATCCAACAGCTGCAGAATGACCTGATCAAG AAGAATGACAGTGAGAAGGAGCTACTGAAACTTCAGAGAGTTTACCAGCAGCAACAGGAGGATGTGCAGCACCAGCAGAGTAACTTGGCAAAGATGGCAACTTTGGAGGCCACAGTGAAACAGCAGGAAAAG GTCATTGAGAAGATGGAGAAAGCATTAGATAGCAAACTCAGAGAGAAGAATAAACAGAGTGGTGACAAAAGGGTGGTGGTGAAAAAGCAAAGAG GTGAGACTGACCACAGAAGAGAGGAGATGGAGTCGGCCCTGGTAGCAGAAAACACTCGTCTCAGAGGAGAGCTGGACAGGGTTCGCCAGCAGCCTGCTGCAGTCATTATACAGCAGTCAGCGCAG ACAAAAGAAGCACTGCCAGACAAGGAGAGACTGAGTTTACTAAATAAACTGGAGAGGGCCCAGGCAAGAGTCCAAACACTGGAGGCTCAg CTGGAGGAGAACTCTAAATTATGGGGCAGACAGAAACAAGAAATGTTGACCAAACTGAGTGAGCACAGGCATGGCTTTGTCCGGACGTCCACCACCATCCTTCATAATGTTCCTCCG AAATCTGTATCATTATATCAGCAAAGCAAACAGAGGAAGCAGAAGCCTGTAACATGA